A region from the Hydra vulgaris chromosome 08, alternate assembly HydraT2T_AEP genome encodes:
- the LOC136083165 gene encoding uncharacterized protein LOC136083165 codes for MRAKIEEKDRYAALALKEGYSIRQIAEKLGRSHSCIINIIQRYKETRSINDRHRTRRNKISNDRDVRSLVRLMKENRQASSTDLSTKWTLSNGLKASPRTVRRVLHNLNYLWRAAAKKPRLNKKQNIARKEWCNLHKNGQQISGAVWSLEMK; via the coding sequence atgcGTGCAAAGATTGAAGAAAAAGATAGATACGCAGCTCTTGCATTAAAAGAAGGCTATAGCATCAGACAAATAGCAGAAAAGCTCGGAAGGTCTCACTCTTGCATTATTAACATAATTCAACGATACAAAGAGACCCGGTCAATTAATGATCGTCATAGGACTAGAcgcaataaaatttcaaatgaccGTGATGTTCGCTCGTTAGTGAgattaatgaaagaaaacagACAAGCATCATCTACAGACTTGTCTACGAAATGGACACTGTCAAATGGTCTGAAAGCAAGCCCTAGAACTGTGCGAAGGGTCCTccacaatttaaattatttatggcGTGCTGCTGCAAAAAAACCACgcctaaataaaaaacaaaatattgccAGGAAAGAGTGGTGCAATCTACATAAAAATGGTCAACAGATCAGTGGAGCCGTGTGGTCTTTAGAGATGAAATGA